One Acidimicrobiia bacterium genomic region harbors:
- a CDS encoding lipid II flippase MurJ — MSRAATGMGVATAASRALGFVRVLVVAAVLGTTYLGNTFQASNSVSNVLFELIAAGALSEVLVPTFVTLLDGGDREEAERLAGGVLGLALTVLGVITVAGILAAPWLARLLSSGASADVADAQRALSAFLLRFFVPQVLLYAWGAIAIAVLYAKRHFVVTALAPIGNTVVMVACLLAFHAVHGGETGLELSTTPKLLLAAAGTLGVAAFVAIPIVATWRSGFRLRPRWALGDHAVTRLLRLSGWTVLQNAGEGVLLGAAIVLGNTVAGGVVAYQVAFVFFLAPYAVLAQPIHTAVLPELANDVGRDDEQFNATVRWGLDTIALLVVPCAAALVALSVPIMRVLAFGHAAGAGGIALLAAALASLALGLYAYGAFFLLTNSFYALGDSRTPALVGIASAVIGVVVMAVLVPFTHGAARVAALGFGHTAAYAIAAVTLAVMLSRRTGRVVVPRALPGITAVAGTLALGAWAVVRVVSPAGRLATAGLLVGVLVVCGVAYAAVTRAMGWWGRPAVPEAAAP, encoded by the coding sequence GTGTCACGTGCCGCGACGGGAATGGGCGTCGCGACCGCCGCGTCGCGCGCGTTGGGCTTCGTGCGCGTGCTCGTCGTCGCGGCGGTGCTCGGCACCACGTACCTGGGGAACACGTTCCAGGCGTCGAACTCGGTGTCGAACGTGCTGTTCGAGCTCATCGCCGCGGGCGCGCTCTCGGAGGTGCTCGTACCTACGTTCGTGACGCTGCTCGACGGCGGCGACCGTGAGGAGGCCGAGCGTCTCGCCGGCGGTGTGCTCGGACTCGCGCTCACGGTCCTCGGCGTGATCACGGTCGCCGGGATCCTCGCTGCGCCGTGGCTGGCGCGCCTGCTCAGCAGCGGCGCCTCGGCCGACGTCGCGGACGCGCAGCGCGCGTTGTCGGCGTTCCTGCTGCGGTTCTTCGTGCCGCAGGTGCTCCTCTACGCATGGGGTGCGATCGCGATCGCGGTCCTGTACGCGAAGCGGCACTTCGTCGTCACCGCGCTCGCGCCGATCGGCAACACCGTCGTGATGGTCGCATGCCTCCTCGCGTTCCACGCGGTGCACGGTGGGGAGACGGGCCTGGAGCTGTCGACGACCCCGAAGCTCCTGCTCGCGGCGGCCGGGACCCTCGGCGTCGCCGCGTTCGTCGCGATCCCGATCGTCGCGACCTGGCGCAGCGGGTTCCGGTTGCGGCCACGGTGGGCGCTCGGCGACCACGCGGTCACCCGGCTCCTGCGCCTGTCGGGTTGGACGGTCCTGCAGAACGCGGGGGAGGGCGTGCTGCTCGGTGCGGCGATCGTGCTCGGGAACACCGTCGCGGGTGGCGTCGTGGCGTACCAGGTCGCGTTCGTCTTCTTCCTCGCGCCGTACGCCGTGCTCGCGCAGCCGATCCACACCGCGGTGCTCCCTGAGCTCGCGAACGACGTGGGCCGCGACGACGAGCAGTTCAACGCGACCGTTCGCTGGGGGCTGGACACGATCGCGCTGCTCGTCGTGCCGTGCGCCGCCGCGCTCGTCGCGTTGTCGGTGCCGATCATGCGCGTCCTCGCGTTCGGCCACGCCGCCGGGGCTGGTGGGATCGCGCTGCTCGCTGCCGCGCTCGCGTCGCTCGCGCTCGGTCTGTACGCGTACGGTGCGTTCTTCCTGTTGACGAACTCGTTCTACGCGCTGGGCGACAGCCGAACGCCCGCGCTCGTCGGGATCGCGAGCGCGGTGATCGGCGTCGTCGTGATGGCCGTCCTCGTGCCGTTCACGCACGGCGCGGCGCGCGTCGCCGCCCTGGGCTTCGGCCACACCGCCGCGTACGCGATCGCGGCGGTGACGCTCGCCGTCATGCTGAGCCGGCGCACGGGGCGCGTCGTCGTCCCGCGCGCGCTCCCGGGAATCACCGCGGTCGCGGGCACGCTCGCGCTCGGTGCATGGGCAGTCGTGCGGGTCGTGTCGCCGGCGGGCCGCCTCGCGACGGCGGGCCTGCTGGTCGGCGTCCTCGTGGTGTGCGGCGTCGCGTACGCCGCGGTGACGCGTGCGATGGGATGGTGGGGCCGGCCCGCAGTCCCCGAGGCGGCCGCACCGTGA
- a CDS encoding glycosyltransferase family 39 protein — MATLDRLRVQTGAARGDHAAGGARSSVGAPWVVDVVVLALAAALLRVPALLASRHLLFDDGVYGASAVAMRHGALPFREVFSSQGPLFLPLVFVFDLLGGRTLDAPRLLALVSGVGVTLAVYAIGRELTSRGGALLAAGLVACSGSVLWTTGPLTSDGPGVALSCFTVLLACRYARRSSTGSAVAIGACAGAAFAVKSLLVVPALVAAALLLVSRRRLVDVAVAGAAAVVVVVAVTVPWGVHNVIEQSVGYHTDQATHQTPWANTVKTFSTLGDRDAPIFGALVLAVAFTAFAAVRSRSRRRRDGTSALGRFVAHTPTNRPNAGGGGEPGQVWRVIGNPRVAVAVWALLAFVVLVLESPMWRNHLAHLVPALALLVGAYRPPWVALAAAALVLVPYHVVHVHDVLAPAPYRGSDAVLEHALRALPPRAQAISDDPGFVWRSGHRTPPDFVDTSVLRIESTRPGIHITGATVAAAARRPAVCAVVIWSSRFGRFSDLPSRLQRAGYQQQLTFPHHRSLWTRPCPR, encoded by the coding sequence GTGGCGACCCTCGACCGGCTCCGCGTGCAGACGGGCGCCGCGCGCGGCGACCACGCGGCGGGCGGTGCCCGGTCGTCCGTGGGCGCGCCATGGGTGGTCGACGTCGTCGTGCTCGCGCTCGCCGCCGCGCTGCTGCGCGTGCCGGCGCTGCTCGCGTCGCGTCATCTGCTGTTCGACGACGGCGTCTACGGCGCGTCGGCGGTGGCGATGCGTCACGGCGCGCTTCCCTTCCGCGAGGTGTTCTCGAGCCAGGGGCCGCTGTTCCTGCCCCTCGTGTTCGTGTTCGACCTGCTCGGCGGGCGGACGCTCGACGCGCCGCGGTTGCTCGCGCTCGTGTCCGGCGTCGGCGTGACGCTCGCGGTGTACGCGATCGGACGCGAGCTCACGTCACGCGGTGGCGCGCTGCTCGCGGCGGGGCTGGTCGCGTGCAGCGGATCGGTGCTGTGGACGACGGGCCCGTTGACGTCCGACGGTCCGGGCGTCGCGCTGTCGTGCTTCACGGTCCTGCTCGCGTGCCGCTACGCCCGCCGCTCGTCGACGGGCAGCGCGGTGGCGATCGGCGCGTGCGCGGGCGCTGCGTTCGCGGTGAAGAGCCTGCTCGTCGTGCCCGCGCTCGTCGCCGCTGCGCTGCTGTTGGTGTCGCGACGGCGGCTCGTCGACGTCGCGGTGGCGGGCGCGGCCGCGGTCGTCGTGGTCGTCGCCGTCACGGTGCCATGGGGTGTGCACAACGTGATCGAGCAGTCGGTCGGCTACCACACCGACCAGGCGACGCACCAGACGCCGTGGGCGAACACGGTCAAGACGTTCAGCACGCTCGGTGACCGCGACGCCCCGATCTTCGGCGCGCTCGTCCTCGCCGTCGCCTTCACCGCGTTCGCCGCGGTCCGGTCGCGATCGCGTCGCCGACGTGACGGCACGAGCGCGTTGGGACGCTTTGTCGCGCATACGCCGACAAACCGTCCCAACGCGGGAGGCGGCGGCGAGCCCGGACAGGTGTGGCGGGTGATCGGGAACCCGCGCGTCGCCGTCGCGGTGTGGGCACTGCTCGCGTTCGTCGTGCTCGTCCTCGAGAGCCCCATGTGGCGCAACCACCTCGCGCACCTCGTGCCCGCGCTCGCGCTGCTCGTCGGCGCGTACCGTCCGCCGTGGGTCGCGCTGGCCGCTGCCGCGCTGGTGCTCGTGCCGTACCACGTCGTGCACGTCCACGACGTCCTCGCGCCCGCGCCGTACCGCGGCAGCGACGCGGTGCTCGAGCACGCGCTGCGCGCGCTCCCGCCGCGCGCGCAGGCGATCAGCGACGACCCCGGCTTCGTGTGGCGGTCCGGCCACCGGACGCCACCCGACTTCGTCGACACGTCGGTCCTGCGGATCGAGTCGACGCGACCCGGCATCCATATCACCGGCGCGACCGTCGCCGCGGCCGCGCGCCGGCCGGCCGTCTGCGCCGTGGTGATCTGGTCGAGCCGCTTCGGGCGCTTCAGTGACCTTCCGTCGCGCCTGCAGCGCGCGGGCTATCAGCAGCAGTTGACGTTCCCGCACCATCGGTCGCTGTGGACGCGACCGTGCCCGCGCTGA
- a CDS encoding CTP synthase has protein sequence MAKHIFVTGGVASSLGKGLTASSLGRLLKSRGLRVTMQKLDPYINVDPGTMNPFQHGEVFVTDDGGETDLDLGHYERFVDVPLHRDSNATTGSIYQSVLAKERHGAYLGQTVQVIPHITDEIKDRIFRLATAEDVDVVITEVGGTVGDIEILPFLEAIRQFRKDVGRDNVFYIHVTLVPFIGPSGEQKTKPTQHSVTELRSRGIQPDAIVCRSDRPIPSRLKEKISQLCDVPEEGIVSAVDADTLYEIPLVLHEEGLDDYVCRVLHLEEREPDLSAWRELVARVERATDEVRVGLVGKYVNLPDAYLSVVEALRHGGYACGARVVIDWIASDDTEGLLAEGRLRDLDGIVVPGGFGVRGIEGKVAAAGFARLNQIPYLGLCLGLQSAVIEFARDMCGLDGANSSEFDPHTPHPVIDLMDEQREIVDMGGTMRLGAYPAKLEPGTIVQRAYGAEVVYERHRHRYEVNNRYRRRLEECGLVTSGTSPDDRLVEFVELPEDVHPFFVSTQAHPEFKSRPDRPHPLFAAFVAAAKARAEGRVPRLPIDDVAAVS, from the coding sequence GTGGCGAAGCACATCTTCGTGACCGGCGGGGTGGCGTCGAGCCTGGGCAAGGGTTTGACGGCGTCGTCGCTGGGCCGGTTGCTGAAGAGCCGGGGACTGCGGGTGACGATGCAGAAGCTCGACCCGTACATCAACGTCGACCCCGGGACGATGAACCCGTTCCAGCACGGCGAGGTCTTCGTCACCGACGACGGCGGCGAGACGGACCTCGACCTCGGGCACTACGAGCGCTTCGTCGACGTGCCGTTGCACCGCGACTCGAACGCGACGACGGGATCGATCTACCAGTCCGTGCTTGCCAAGGAGCGCCACGGCGCGTACCTCGGGCAGACCGTGCAGGTGATCCCGCACATCACCGACGAGATCAAGGACCGCATCTTCCGTCTCGCCACCGCGGAGGACGTCGACGTCGTGATCACCGAGGTCGGCGGCACGGTCGGCGACATCGAGATCCTGCCGTTCCTCGAGGCGATTCGGCAGTTCCGCAAGGACGTCGGCCGCGACAACGTCTTCTACATCCACGTGACGCTCGTGCCGTTCATCGGCCCGTCCGGTGAGCAGAAGACCAAGCCGACCCAGCACTCCGTCACCGAGCTGCGCAGCCGGGGCATCCAGCCGGACGCGATCGTGTGCCGTTCCGACCGCCCGATCCCGAGCCGGCTCAAGGAGAAGATCTCGCAGCTGTGCGACGTCCCCGAGGAGGGCATCGTCTCCGCGGTCGACGCCGACACGCTGTACGAGATCCCGCTCGTCCTGCACGAAGAGGGTCTCGACGACTACGTGTGCCGCGTGCTGCACCTCGAGGAGCGCGAGCCCGACCTGAGCGCGTGGCGCGAGCTCGTCGCGCGCGTCGAGCGCGCGACGGACGAGGTCCGCGTCGGGCTCGTCGGCAAGTACGTGAACCTCCCCGACGCGTACCTGTCGGTCGTCGAGGCGTTGCGCCACGGCGGGTACGCGTGCGGCGCGCGCGTCGTGATCGACTGGATCGCGTCCGACGACACCGAGGGCCTGCTCGCCGAGGGCCGCCTGCGCGATCTCGACGGCATCGTCGTGCCCGGCGGCTTCGGGGTCCGCGGCATCGAGGGCAAGGTCGCGGCCGCGGGGTTCGCGCGGCTCAACCAGATCCCGTACCTCGGGCTGTGCCTCGGCCTGCAGAGCGCGGTGATCGAGTTCGCGCGTGACATGTGCGGGCTCGACGGCGCGAACTCGAGCGAGTTCGACCCGCACACCCCGCACCCGGTCATCGACCTGATGGACGAGCAGCGCGAGATCGTCGACATGGGCGGCACGATGCGCCTCGGTGCGTACCCCGCGAAGCTCGAGCCGGGCACGATCGTGCAGCGCGCGTACGGCGCCGAGGTGGTCTACGAGCGTCACCGCCACCGCTACGAGGTGAACAACCGCTACCGCCGGCGGCTCGAGGAGTGCGGGCTGGTGACCTCGGGAACGTCGCCCGACGACCGGCTCGTCGAGTTCGTCGAGCTGCCCGAGGACGTGCACCCGTTCTTCGTGTCCACGCAGGCGCACCCCGAGTTCAAGAGCCGTCCCGACCGGCCGCACCCGCTCTTCGCCGCGTTCGTCGCGGCCGCCAAGGCCCGGGCCGAGGGCCGCGTGCCGCGACTGCCGATCGACGACGTCGCCGCGGTCTCGTAA
- the xerD gene encoding site-specific tyrosine recombinase XerD — protein MARAPSVAGRDELQRLLAEHETWLAVERGLAANTLAAYRRDLRRYAQFLRRRGVHDPGAVGEETVLAYVAYLRDARDDDGRATFAPSSIARAVVAVRSFHRFCLEEGETRADPAEDVGAPRVPQGIPKALTEDEVDALLGAITGDEPRALRDRAILETLYATGIRISELCGLDLGDVDLEDGMMRVLGKGSKERVVPVGRSARAALDEYLVRGRPELVRARVRRSDVDAVVLNARGGRLTRQACWKIVRDAGERVGLGGRLSPHVLRHSCATHMLEHGADIRVVQELLGHASLSTTQVYTKVSPERLRAVYDQAHPRARLAARERSGATRQPE, from the coding sequence GTGGCGCGCGCCCCGTCGGTCGCGGGCCGCGACGAGCTCCAGCGGTTGCTGGCCGAGCACGAGACGTGGCTCGCCGTCGAGCGCGGCCTCGCCGCGAACACGCTCGCCGCGTACCGGCGCGACCTCCGCCGGTACGCGCAGTTCCTGCGCCGGCGGGGCGTCCACGACCCGGGCGCGGTCGGCGAGGAGACCGTCCTCGCGTACGTGGCGTACCTGCGCGACGCTCGTGACGACGACGGCCGCGCGACGTTCGCGCCGTCGTCGATCGCGCGCGCGGTCGTCGCGGTCCGGTCCTTCCACCGCTTCTGCCTCGAGGAAGGGGAGACCCGCGCCGATCCGGCCGAGGACGTTGGCGCGCCGCGCGTCCCGCAGGGGATCCCGAAGGCCCTCACCGAGGACGAGGTCGACGCCCTGCTCGGCGCCATCACCGGTGACGAGCCGCGCGCGCTCCGGGACCGGGCGATCCTCGAGACGCTCTACGCGACCGGCATCCGCATCAGCGAGCTGTGCGGGCTCGACCTCGGCGACGTCGACCTCGAGGACGGGATGATGCGCGTGCTCGGCAAGGGGAGCAAGGAACGGGTCGTGCCCGTCGGGCGCAGCGCCCGTGCCGCACTGGACGAGTACCTCGTGCGCGGCCGGCCGGAGCTGGTGCGGGCACGGGTCCGCCGGAGCGACGTCGACGCGGTCGTGCTCAACGCCCGGGGCGGGCGGCTGACGCGCCAGGCGTGCTGGAAGATCGTGCGCGACGCGGGGGAGCGGGTCGGCCTCGGCGGCCGGCTGTCGCCGCACGTGCTCCGCCACTCGTGCGCGACCCACATGCTGGAGCACGGCGCCGACATCCGGGTGGTCCAGGAGCTGCTCGGCCACGCCAGCCTGTCGACGACCCAGGTGTACACGAAGGTGTCGCCCGAGCGGCTCCGTGCCGTCTACGACCAGGCCCACCCCCGGGCCCGGCTCGCCGCCCGCGAGCGCAGCGGTGCGACGAGACAACCCGAGTAA
- a CDS encoding TraR/DksA C4-type zinc finger protein — MADTAHASLRDRLTEERERLRDQLRQMGRGDAGDMDFDEGFADSGQVTAERGEVDALAGQLLETLREIDNALAKFDAGTYGRCESCGQPIAEARLEAMPAARLCIVCASKKR; from the coding sequence ATGGCGGACACCGCGCACGCGTCCCTGCGCGACCGGTTGACGGAGGAGCGCGAACGCCTGCGCGACCAGCTCCGCCAGATGGGCCGGGGCGACGCCGGCGACATGGACTTCGACGAGGGGTTCGCCGACTCCGGGCAGGTCACCGCGGAGCGGGGCGAGGTGGATGCCCTCGCGGGCCAGCTCCTCGAGACCCTGCGCGAGATCGACAACGCCCTGGCGAAGTTCGACGCCGGGACGTACGGCCGGTGCGAGTCGTGCGGCCAGCCAATCGCGGAAGCGCGGCTCGAGGCGATGCCCGCGGCGCGGCTCTGCATCGTGTGCGCGTCGAAGAAGCGCTGA
- a CDS encoding site-2 protease family protein, translating to MSTQEKVIFYGGLVVAIILHEISHGVVALFFGDDTAKRARRLTLNPIPHIDPFGSIILPGMLLLAGLLPFGWAKPVPVDPSKLHQPRRDMLFVGLAGPTTNLALMLGAAYGARVLLHRWVTTHTGVLALDHAPLVAQILFWFAFGNLVLGIFNLLPIPPLDGSSLIERVLPRRWLPRWYQFRPYGLLILVLIVFSTHALDAVLRPFEDALFRYIQVR from the coding sequence GTGTCCACCCAGGAGAAGGTGATCTTCTACGGGGGGCTCGTCGTCGCGATCATCCTCCACGAGATCAGCCACGGCGTCGTCGCACTGTTCTTCGGCGACGACACCGCGAAGCGGGCGCGCCGGCTGACGCTCAACCCCATCCCGCACATCGACCCGTTCGGCTCGATCATCCTCCCCGGCATGCTGCTGCTCGCGGGGCTGCTGCCGTTCGGCTGGGCGAAGCCCGTGCCGGTCGACCCGTCGAAGCTGCACCAGCCCCGCCGCGACATGCTGTTCGTCGGTCTTGCCGGGCCGACCACGAACCTCGCGCTCATGCTCGGAGCCGCGTACGGCGCGCGCGTGCTGCTCCACCGCTGGGTGACGACCCACACCGGCGTCCTCGCGCTCGACCACGCGCCGCTCGTCGCGCAGATCCTCTTCTGGTTCGCGTTCGGGAACCTGGTGCTCGGGATCTTCAACCTGCTGCCGATCCCCCCACTCGACGGGTCGTCGCTCATCGAGCGGGTCCTGCCGCGCCGTTGGCTCCCACGCTGGTACCAGTTCCGGCCGTACGGCCTGCTGATCCTCGTCCTGATCGTGTTCTCGACGCACGCGCTCGACGCGGTGCTCCGCCCGTTCGAGGACGCGCTGTTCCGCTACATCCAGGTGCGATGA
- a CDS encoding HD domain-containing protein has translation MRTAHLARRFFGSLRPGPPRAADVAWVRDVLPPGAFALWNRMPNPDRRHSVAVARRVERALAGTPYAGDGRWLAAALLHDVGKVDSGLRTYGRVVATLAASAAGRETAEAWTTRGGFTRRVGLYVQHPRLGADMIRVAGGPEEAARWAAAHHDPSAWDATGIPREVVDALHAADDD, from the coding sequence ATGAGGACAGCGCACCTCGCCCGCCGGTTCTTCGGTTCGCTGCGTCCCGGCCCGCCGCGCGCCGCGGACGTCGCGTGGGTGCGCGACGTGCTCCCGCCCGGCGCGTTCGCGCTGTGGAACCGCATGCCCAACCCCGATCGCCGTCACTCCGTCGCGGTCGCGCGGCGTGTCGAGCGCGCGCTCGCCGGCACGCCCTACGCGGGTGACGGGCGTTGGCTCGCTGCCGCGCTGCTGCACGACGTCGGCAAGGTGGACAGCGGCCTGCGCACGTACGGCCGTGTCGTCGCGACGCTTGCCGCATCCGCCGCCGGCCGGGAGACCGCGGAGGCATGGACGACTCGCGGTGGCTTCACGCGGCGCGTCGGGCTGTACGTCCAGCACCCCCGTCTCGGCGCCGACATGATCCGCGTCGCGGGCGGTCCCGAGGAGGCCGCGCGCTGGGCCGCCGCGCACCACGACCCGAGCGCCTGGGACGCGACGGGCATCCCGCGCGAGGTCGTCGACGCGCTGCACGCCGCCGACGACGACTGA
- a CDS encoding PaaI family thioesterase: MPLTDEEQQARRAAMRDIMTATPYIRSLGIVVEEWSPDGVRVRLPFREELSNDGVVYHGGAIASLIDTTGAAAVWAGHDFDRGVRAATVSMTVNYLGAARQSDLLGEARCLKRGRDLSFVEITVRDADGRAVADASLVYRIVP; encoded by the coding sequence GTGCCGCTGACCGACGAGGAGCAGCAGGCCCGTCGCGCCGCGATGCGCGACATCATGACGGCGACGCCCTACATCCGCTCGCTCGGCATCGTCGTCGAGGAGTGGTCGCCCGACGGCGTCAGGGTGCGGCTGCCGTTCCGCGAGGAGCTCTCGAACGACGGCGTCGTGTACCACGGCGGCGCGATCGCGTCGCTCATCGACACGACGGGCGCGGCCGCGGTGTGGGCTGGTCACGACTTCGACCGCGGCGTGCGCGCGGCGACGGTGTCGATGACGGTGAACTATCTCGGCGCGGCCCGTCAGAGCGACCTCCTCGGCGAGGCGCGCTGCCTGAAGCGCGGCCGCGACCTGTCGTTCGTCGAGATCACGGTGCGCGACGCCGACGGGCGCGCCGTCGCCGACGCCTCGCTCGTCTACCGGATCGTCCCGTAG
- the trpS gene encoding tryptophan--tRNA ligase, with protein MARVFSGIQPTGEMHLGNYLGAVRRWAAEQDEHDAIHCVVDLHAMTIAYDASELAERTRRTAMLLMAAGLDPERTILFVQSHVRVHTELTWVLNCVAAFGELRRMTQFKEKAESQDFVSAGLFDYPVLMAADILAYDTDEVPVGEDQRQHLELARDLAIRFNHRFGDTLVVPTGTYPSVGARVKDLQNPTAKMSKSSESPQGTVLLLDPPKTITKKIKSAVTDSGTDVRYAPDEKPGVSNLLEILASVSDTTIEQAEHDFAGLGYGKLKTTVADAVVEYLQPLQARYEELARDPGEVTRLLALGAGKAEAIAEPVLARVRRAVGLLPRG; from the coding sequence ATGGCGCGCGTGTTCTCGGGGATCCAGCCGACGGGCGAGATGCACCTGGGCAACTACCTGGGTGCCGTCCGGCGCTGGGCGGCCGAGCAGGACGAGCACGACGCCATCCACTGCGTGGTCGACCTCCACGCGATGACGATCGCCTACGACGCCTCTGAGCTGGCCGAGCGGACCCGCCGCACCGCGATGCTGCTCATGGCGGCCGGGCTCGACCCGGAGCGGACGATCCTGTTCGTGCAGAGCCACGTGCGGGTCCACACCGAGCTGACCTGGGTGCTCAACTGCGTCGCCGCGTTCGGCGAGCTACGCCGGATGACCCAGTTCAAGGAGAAGGCCGAGTCCCAGGACTTCGTGAGCGCGGGCCTGTTCGACTACCCCGTCCTCATGGCGGCCGACATCCTCGCCTACGACACCGACGAGGTCCCGGTCGGCGAGGACCAGCGCCAGCACCTCGAGCTCGCCCGCGACCTCGCGATCCGGTTCAACCACCGCTTCGGCGACACGCTCGTCGTGCCCACGGGGACGTATCCGAGCGTCGGCGCGCGGGTGAAGGACCTCCAGAACCCGACGGCCAAGATGTCGAAGTCGTCCGAGTCGCCCCAGGGCACGGTGCTGCTGCTCGACCCGCCCAAGACGATCACGAAGAAGATCAAGTCGGCGGTCACCGACTCCGGGACCGACGTGCGGTACGCGCCCGACGAGAAGCCGGGCGTCTCGAACCTGCTCGAGATCCTCGCCTCGGTGTCGGACACGACCATCGAGCAGGCCGAGCACGACTTCGCCGGCCTCGGGTACGGCAAGCTCAAGACCACGGTGGCCGACGCCGTGGTCGAGTACCTGCAGCCGTTGCAGGCGCGCTACGAGGAGCTCGCGCGCGACCCGGGCGAGGTGACCCGTCTCCTCGCGCTGGGTGCCGGGAAGGCGGAGGCGATCGCGGAACCGGTGCTCGCGCGCGTGCGTCGCGCGGTCGGACTGTTGCCGCGCGGGTGA